Proteins from one Juglans microcarpa x Juglans regia isolate MS1-56 chromosome 6S, Jm3101_v1.0, whole genome shotgun sequence genomic window:
- the LOC121237027 gene encoding novel plant SNARE 11-like — protein sequence MDPLSTISEELAEIDGQIGDIFRALSNGFQKLEKVKDSNRQSRQLEELTEKMRECKRLIKEFDREVKDLESRNDLGTNKMLNEKKQSMIKELNSYVALKKQYASNLENKRIDLFDGGTEGHGEENVLLASSMTNQQLVDSGNRMMDDTDQAIERSKKVVHDTINVGTETAAALKAQTEQMSRVVNELDSIHFSIKKASQLVKELGRQVATDRCIMALLFLIVIGVVAIIIVKLVNPNNKDIRDIPGLAPPAMTRRLLWNAS from the exons ATGGATCCTTTATCTACGATCAGCGAAGAGCTCGCGGAGATTGACGGACAAATCGGCGACATCTTCCGAGCATTATC AAATGGATTTCAGAAGTTGGAGAAGGTTAAGGACTCTAATAGGCAAAGTAGGCAGTTGGAAGAACTCACAGAAAAGATGCGCGAGTGTAAGAG GCTTATCAAAGAGTTTGACAGAGAAGTCAAGGATCTGGAGAGTAGAAATGATCTTGGCACTAACAAGATGCTGAATGAGAAAAAACAGTCAATG ATCAAAGAGTTGAATTCATATGTTGCTCTCAAAAAGCA ATATGCATCCAATCTTGAAAACAAGCGAATTGATCTCTTTGATGGGGGTACTGAAGGACATGGGGAGGAAAATGTCTTGCTAGCTTCGT CCATGACAAATCAACAGCTAGTAGATAGTGGAAACCGGATGATGGATGATACTGATCAAGCTATTGAGAGGTCAAAAAAG GTTGTTCATGACACTATCAATGTTGGAACTGAGACTGCAGCAGCCCTAAAGGCTCAG ACTGAACAAATGAGTCGGGTTGTCAATGAGCTGGATTCTATCCATTTCTCAATCAAGAAAGCTTCTCAACTTGTTAAGGAACTTGGTAGGCAG GTTGCAACTGACCGTTGTATCATGGCACTACTCTTCCTTATTGTCATTGGAGTTGTAgccattattattgttaag CTTGTGAACCCAAACAACAAGGACATCCGGGATATTCCTGGATTAGCCCCGCCAGCGATGACTCGGAGATTACTTTGGAATGCTAGTTAA
- the LOC121237028 gene encoding LOW QUALITY PROTEIN: probable serine/threonine-protein kinase PBL19 (The sequence of the model RefSeq protein was modified relative to this genomic sequence to represent the inferred CDS: inserted 1 base in 1 codon) codes for MKCFFPFKDKSKTKRGSRSAPEQQSQSKSDSSAVKRATKSSSSLPSPLSIPELYEEKKHNLRVFTYEELREATNGFNRLLKIGEGGFGSVYKGTIRPPNGQGDSTVVAIKKLNTNGLQGHKQWLAEVLFLGVVNHPNLVKLLGYCSSDEERGIQRLLVYEFMPNRSLEAHLFNRTLPTLTWKTRLEILLGAAEGLAYLHXGLQVQVIYRDFKSSNVLLDEEFKAKLSDFGLAREGPQGDHTHVSTAVVGTYGYAAPEYVETGHLATQSDIWSFGVVLYEILTGRRALERNRPTSEQKLLDWVKQFPANSRRFSMIIDPRIRNQYPPSAAQKIAKLADSCLNKNAKDRPTMSQVVEILKEATQIPETTPGNSSSSSSGSKIFQQKPK; via the exons ATGAAGTGCTTCTTTCCCTTCAAGGACAAATCCAAGACCAAGAGAGGATCGAGATCCGCTCCAGAGCAGCAAAGCCAAAGTAAATCAGATAGTTCGGCTGTAAAGCGCGCAACCAAGTCATCGAGTTCATTACCATCGCCATTGAGCATACCCGAATTGTACGAAGAAAAGAAGCACAATTTGAGAGTTTTCACCTACGAAGAGTTGAGGGAAGCAACAAATGGTTTCAATAGGTTGCTAAAGATTGGAGAAGGTGGTTTTGGGAGTGTGTATAAAGGTACTATTAGGCCTCCAAATGGTCAAGGTGATTCAACTGTTGTTGCCATAAAAAAGCTTAACACGAATGGATTGCAG ggTCATAAACAGTGGCTAGCAGAAGTTCTATTTCTTGGTGTTGTCAATCACCCAAATCTAGTGAAACTTCTGGGATACTGTTCTAGTGATGAAGAAAGAGGTATCCAGAGGTTGTTGGTGTACGAATTCATGCCTAACAGAAGCCTAGAAGCTCATCTTTTCAACAGGACATTGCCCACACTTACTTGGAAAACAAGATTAGAGATTCTCCTTGGTGCGGCCGAAGGATTGGCTTATCTAC GGGGACTGCAAGTCCAG GTGATATATCGAGATTTCAAGTCCTCAAATGTGCTCTTGGATGAGGAGTTCAAGGCAAAGCTCTCAGACTTTGGGCTTGCTAGGGAAGGGCCACAGGGTGACCATACTCATGTATCCACTGCG GTGGTTGGGACATATGGATATGCTGCTCCGGAATATGTGGAAACAGGCCATCTTGCAACCCAGAGTGATATATGGAGTTTTGGTGTTGTGCTGTATGAGATCCTCACAGGCAGGCGAGCATTGGAAAGAAACCGTCCCACTTCGGAACAGAAGCTTCTAGATTGGGTGAAACAGTTCCCGGCTAACAGTCGCAGATTCAGCATGATAATAGATCCAAGAATCAGAAACCAGTATCCTCCTTCTGCAGCTCAGAAAATTGCTAAACTGGCAGATAGCTGCCTAAACAAGAATGCTAAGGATAGGCCAACAATGAGCCAGGTAGTAGAGATCTTGAAGGAAGCAACACAAATCCCAGAAACTACTCCCGGTAATAGTAGTTCTAGCTCATCTGGATCTAAAATTTTCCAACAGAAACCAAAATAG
- the LOC121237029 gene encoding uncharacterized protein LOC121237029: MGKSFTLIQTVTTAGAFSAVSFWYGFMFGRESARKELGDLIENLRRGNTDSAASSPPHS, from the exons ATGGGGAAGAGCTTCACTCTGATTCAGACAGTCACCACCGCCGGAGCGTTCTCTGCCGTTTCCTTCTG GTACGGGTTCATGTTCGGCCGAGAGTCTGCCCGTAAGGAGCTCGGCGACTTGATTGAAAATCTCCGCCGCGGAAACACTGATTCTGCTGCTTCTTCGCCTCCCCATTCCTAA